In one Rhodoligotrophos defluvii genomic region, the following are encoded:
- the ehuC gene encoding ectoine/hydroxyectoine ABC transporter permease subunit EhuC, translating into MTEGILLILKGLHVTVILSLLSAMLALLAAFAAGLGRLSRFSPVRVVSTTYIEFFRGTSLFVQLFWAFYVLPLLGVSLGPMEAAVLALGLNLGAYGAEVVRGCVQAIGAEQTEACIALNLTRYQRLRHVIIPQALVMMLPPFGNLAVTLLKMTAIASLISLPDLTYQAQLVRSETGQTLFPFAVIMVIYFALSTLIKKGVGRLERRLAIGADRIETSGAR; encoded by the coding sequence GTGACTGAAGGTATATTGCTGATCCTGAAGGGGTTGCATGTAACGGTAATACTATCGCTGTTGAGCGCGATGCTGGCCCTGCTGGCGGCGTTCGCTGCCGGACTGGGGCGCCTCTCCAGGTTTTCGCCAGTCAGGGTGGTCTCGACCACCTATATCGAATTCTTTCGGGGCACGTCGCTGTTCGTCCAACTGTTCTGGGCCTTCTACGTGCTCCCGTTGCTGGGCGTGTCGCTGGGACCTATGGAGGCCGCCGTATTGGCGCTCGGGCTCAACCTTGGTGCCTACGGCGCAGAGGTGGTGCGTGGCTGCGTGCAGGCCATTGGTGCCGAGCAAACCGAGGCTTGCATCGCGTTGAACCTCACGCGGTATCAGCGCTTGCGGCATGTGATCATCCCACAAGCACTTGTGATGATGCTGCCGCCCTTCGGGAACCTGGCGGTCACCCTGCTGAAGATGACCGCGATCGCCTCGCTGATCTCCCTACCGGATCTCACTTATCAGGCACAGCTGGTGCGCAGCGAAACCGGCCAAACGCTTTTCCCCTTCGCGGTCATCATGGTCATCTACTTCGCCTTGTCGACGCTGATCAAGAAAGGCGTGGGCCGACTTGAGAGAAGACTCGCCATTGGGGCCGATCGCATCGAGACGTCTGGAGCGCGGTGA
- a CDS encoding putative 2-aminoethylphosphonate ABC transporter substrate-binding protein has protein sequence MVPVLAVASAVSLLMSAAASGETLTVYTTLEKEQLAPYAAAFNKVHPDIQISWLRDSPGIVLARLLAEKDNPKADVVWGIPLMHLLTMDKLGMLQPYAPKGYEELKPRFRDDKTPPSWTGMDTWMTLICFNTVEAKKRGIPEPKSWSDLAKPVYKGQITMPSPASSHTGYLAINHWSQTMGDKAWDFMDALHENIALYTHSGSKPCKMAATGEYVVGISTDITAPQLKAKRAPIDIIVPSDGTGWDIEATAIMKGTKHLEAAKALADFSVSQAANEAYNQYMAIVARPGEFKTPDFYPKNAESAMADQNLHESAEAREAMTKEWVARYDSKVEPN, from the coding sequence GTGGTGCCGGTGCTTGCAGTGGCTTCGGCGGTATCGCTTTTGATGTCTGCGGCAGCGTCTGGGGAAACCTTGACCGTGTACACCACATTGGAAAAGGAGCAGCTCGCACCTTACGCGGCGGCCTTCAACAAAGTGCATCCCGACATTCAAATTTCCTGGCTACGCGACAGTCCTGGCATCGTTCTCGCCCGCTTGCTCGCCGAGAAGGACAATCCGAAGGCCGATGTGGTCTGGGGCATCCCCTTGATGCACCTTCTCACCATGGACAAGCTCGGCATGCTACAACCCTATGCGCCAAAGGGCTACGAGGAACTCAAGCCGCGCTTTCGCGACGACAAGACGCCGCCGTCGTGGACCGGCATGGATACTTGGATGACGCTGATCTGCTTCAATACGGTCGAGGCGAAGAAGCGAGGCATCCCAGAGCCCAAGTCCTGGAGCGATCTTGCAAAGCCGGTCTATAAGGGACAAATCACGATGCCGAGCCCCGCATCCAGCCATACTGGCTACCTCGCGATCAACCACTGGTCGCAGACCATGGGCGATAAGGCCTGGGACTTCATGGATGCGCTGCACGAGAACATCGCACTGTACACGCATTCCGGCTCCAAGCCCTGCAAGATGGCCGCGACCGGCGAGTATGTGGTCGGCATATCAACGGACATCACCGCGCCCCAGCTCAAAGCCAAGAGAGCGCCAATCGATATTATCGTTCCCAGCGACGGCACGGGATGGGACATCGAGGCGACCGCGATCATGAAGGGCACCAAACACCTCGAGGCCGCGAAGGCGCTGGCAGACTTTTCCGTCTCGCAAGCGGCCAACGAAGCCTACAACCAATATATGGCCATCGTGGCGCGGCCGGGCGAGTTCAAGACGCCTGACTTCTATCCGAAGAACGCCGAATCGGCCATGGCAGATCAGAATCTGCACGAGAGCGCCGAGGCTCGCGAGGCGATGACGAAGGAATGGGTTGCGCGCTATGATTCCAAGGTAGAGCCCAACTGA
- a CDS encoding putative 2-aminoethylphosphonate ABC transporter permease subunit encodes MHEVSAARFSQTGGSACHAASSISEKAIRILLTAFLVFVLLVLVVFPVVSILRKSFESASGTFIGLENFRAYLGNPALAQSVTNTLLLGFLTTLITVTLAFIFAYALTRTRLPGKIIFRGIALLPILAPSLLPAIALVYLFGNQGFLKDWIGDASIYGLGGVVAGQVFYCFPHAVLILITALSLADARLYEAAEMLKASGWRIFRTVTLPSARFGIISAISVVFTISVTDFGVVKVIGGQFSILSIDIYKQVIGQQNFQIGAVVGVILLVPAVLSFIVDLYVRRRSKAQLSARAVMLKPQSRPAIDIVMSLCVVAVSLLILLLVGTAIFASLASFWPYDLSLSLTNYDFATYDPAGWSSYINTLKMAGWTALFGTCMAFLGAYLTEKGDNSRALAAVYRAFALLPIAVPGLALGLGYIFFFNDRANPLSGLYATMAILVMSTIAHYYTVPHLMATTVLKQLDDEIEEAGTSLGVPFWKTGFRVTLPICTPTIIDIATYFFLNAMTTIGAVVFLYSPMTKLASVAVVEMDDTGDTAAAAAMAVMILLTAGAVKLLQLALSFVLVRRTQAWRNRKPDALILQPSRAEMLT; translated from the coding sequence ATGCATGAAGTCTCCGCAGCCCGTTTCAGCCAGACGGGAGGGTCGGCGTGCCACGCGGCGTCCTCGATATCCGAGAAGGCGATCCGCATTCTGCTAACTGCGTTTCTGGTTTTCGTGCTCCTCGTTCTCGTCGTTTTTCCAGTCGTTTCGATCCTTCGTAAAAGTTTTGAAAGCGCCTCCGGCACCTTTATCGGGCTGGAGAATTTCCGCGCCTATCTCGGAAATCCGGCGCTCGCGCAGTCGGTGACCAACACTCTTCTGCTCGGCTTCCTCACCACGCTCATTACGGTTACGTTGGCATTCATCTTCGCCTATGCGCTGACACGCACACGCCTGCCCGGCAAAATAATCTTTCGCGGCATCGCGCTGCTGCCGATCCTCGCCCCGTCGCTTTTGCCCGCGATTGCGCTTGTTTATCTTTTCGGCAATCAGGGTTTCCTGAAGGACTGGATTGGCGATGCATCAATATACGGTCTCGGCGGCGTGGTGGCCGGTCAGGTCTTCTATTGCTTTCCACATGCGGTGCTGATCCTCATCACCGCCCTCTCCCTCGCCGATGCACGTCTCTATGAGGCGGCCGAAATGCTCAAGGCGTCGGGCTGGCGGATCTTCCGCACAGTCACCTTGCCATCCGCGCGTTTCGGCATTATCAGCGCCATTTCGGTCGTGTTTACGATTTCCGTCACGGACTTCGGGGTCGTGAAGGTGATCGGCGGCCAGTTCAGCATACTCTCGATCGACATCTACAAGCAGGTGATCGGGCAGCAGAATTTCCAGATCGGTGCCGTTGTGGGCGTGATCCTGTTGGTTCCGGCCGTGCTGTCGTTCATCGTCGACCTGTATGTGCGTCGGCGCAGCAAGGCGCAACTGAGCGCGCGTGCGGTGATGCTGAAGCCTCAGTCCCGTCCGGCCATAGACATCGTCATGTCGCTCTGCGTCGTGGCGGTTTCGCTGCTGATCCTTCTTCTCGTCGGCACGGCCATCTTCGCTTCCTTGGCCAGCTTCTGGCCCTATGATCTTAGCCTGTCGCTGACCAACTACGACTTCGCGACCTACGATCCGGCTGGCTGGAGCTCTTATATCAATACGCTCAAAATGGCAGGCTGGACTGCGCTCTTCGGCACATGCATGGCTTTTCTTGGAGCCTATCTGACGGAGAAGGGCGACAACAGCCGCGCTCTTGCAGCAGTCTACCGAGCGTTCGCGTTGCTGCCGATCGCGGTGCCGGGGCTGGCGCTCGGGCTCGGCTACATCTTTTTCTTCAACGATCGCGCTAACCCGCTCAGCGGACTTTACGCCACAATGGCAATCCTCGTGATGTCGACGATCGCGCACTATTACACCGTCCCGCACCTGATGGCGACTACCGTGCTGAAGCAGCTCGACGATGAAATTGAGGAGGCTGGGACATCCCTCGGCGTGCCGTTTTGGAAGACAGGGTTCCGGGTCACATTGCCGATCTGCACGCCCACAATCATCGACATCGCGACCTATTTCTTCCTCAACGCGATGACGACGATCGGCGCCGTCGTGTTCCTTTATTCTCCCATGACCAAGCTGGCTTCCGTGGCCGTAGTCGAGATGGACGATACCGGAGACACCGCCGCAGCCGCAGCAATGGCCGTAATGATTCTCCTCACCGCCGGGGCCGTGAAGCTGCTTCAGTTGGCGCTGAGCTTCGTGCTGGTGCGGCGCACGCAGGCATGGCGCAACCGCAAGCCAGACGCCTTGATCCTGCAGCCAAGTCGTGCAGAAATGCTCACATGA
- a CDS encoding PLP-dependent aminotransferase family protein produces MKSWKPDRASLSVPIYKSLADQIAEAIRDGRLPDGARLLPQRQLASELDVSVQTVSRAYEELTRRDLLSGAAGRGTFVKRPKEADRGPPFSLQRSPDVVDLSILKPVCEDIHLQHMSNALSRLASSVPHRIVNAFRPERAASHHRAAALQWLRECGVDASPYNVCITNGATSALAVALMTVAPPGSVVATESLGHHSLKPLASYMGIHLVGLDVDADGLIPDAFERACMEREIRALFIQPTAINPPATILSEERRRQVAAIAEKHDVLIIENDALGPLISNRPQPFASITPGRTFYVTSFTKIVMPGLRIGYLVVPQKYIATATNRHLVTNWMATPLLEELATGWVQDGTALNLVHWQRKALRSRHRIFQDILGGMRHSTHPEALHVWMPLPEGYSEASFAAHARSLGVAVAVASSFVTGDEPPYQAIRLSLGSVSEEDLSAGLATIASVLAAPPEAPLLR; encoded by the coding sequence ATGAAAAGCTGGAAGCCAGATCGCGCATCCCTGAGCGTCCCCATCTACAAATCGCTCGCCGATCAGATCGCCGAAGCCATTCGCGATGGACGCCTTCCTGATGGAGCCCGCCTGCTGCCGCAGCGCCAACTGGCCAGCGAGCTGGATGTCTCCGTTCAGACCGTCAGCCGGGCGTATGAAGAGCTGACCCGTCGCGATCTCTTGTCCGGCGCCGCCGGACGCGGCACTTTCGTGAAGCGTCCCAAAGAGGCCGACAGGGGCCCGCCTTTCTCGCTGCAGCGCAGCCCTGATGTCGTCGATCTCTCCATACTGAAGCCCGTTTGCGAGGATATTCATCTGCAGCACATGAGCAATGCTCTGTCGCGGCTCGCGTCATCGGTGCCGCACCGCATCGTGAATGCGTTTCGGCCTGAACGGGCCGCCTCACACCACCGGGCGGCGGCGCTGCAATGGCTGCGGGAGTGCGGGGTCGACGCTTCGCCCTATAACGTGTGCATAACGAATGGGGCGACTTCGGCCCTGGCCGTGGCACTGATGACGGTCGCGCCACCCGGTTCCGTGGTGGCAACCGAGAGTCTGGGCCACCACTCGCTGAAGCCTCTCGCGTCCTATATGGGCATCCACCTCGTGGGACTGGACGTCGACGCGGACGGCTTGATCCCGGATGCCTTCGAAAGGGCGTGCATGGAGCGGGAGATCCGCGCGCTGTTCATTCAGCCGACGGCGATCAATCCACCTGCAACGATCCTGTCGGAGGAAAGACGACGCCAGGTTGCCGCAATTGCCGAGAAGCACGACGTGCTCATCATCGAGAACGACGCGCTTGGGCCTCTGATCTCCAACAGGCCGCAACCCTTCGCCTCCATCACGCCCGGGCGAACGTTCTACGTCACCAGCTTCACCAAGATCGTCATGCCGGGGCTGCGGATCGGTTATCTCGTGGTGCCGCAGAAATACATTGCAACCGCCACCAATCGGCACCTGGTGACGAATTGGATGGCGACCCCGCTGCTGGAGGAATTGGCCACAGGCTGGGTGCAGGATGGGACCGCGCTAAACCTCGTGCACTGGCAGCGCAAGGCCCTGCGCTCTCGACATCGGATCTTCCAGGACATCCTGGGCGGCATGCGCCATTCCACCCATCCCGAGGCCCTTCACGTCTGGATGCCGCTGCCGGAGGGCTATAGCGAAGCCAGCTTCGCCGCGCATGCGCGGTCGCTGGGGGTAGCCGTCGCGGTGGCAAGTTCCTTCGTGACGGGGGATGAGCCGCCCTATCAGGCGATCCGGCTGTCCCTCGGCTCTGTCTCGGAAGAGGATCTGTCGGCGGGCCTTGCGACGATCGCGAGCGTGCTGGCGGCGCCGCCCGAAGCGCCGCTCTTGCGATGA
- a CDS encoding maleate cis-trans isomerase family protein produces the protein MADDPEIATCAGLFNQIEPAVVTFGCTSASFAGGAGGDIPVLENIKRGTSAAPSSTSTGFLDACHTLGVTRVAIASVYREEVTTRFVEFLSHAGIETVSHRSVGWEGQPDDDHRLTTADVERLARECDHPSAAAILIPETNILTTEAIPIIEAQLGKPVLTAIQVTVWHAARLAGSDWTGGIGRIWQAGLPAKSA, from the coding sequence TTGGCTGACGATCCGGAAATCGCCACCTGTGCTGGCCTGTTCAATCAGATCGAGCCGGCCGTGGTGACCTTCGGCTGCACCAGCGCGAGCTTTGCCGGGGGCGCCGGCGGCGACATACCGGTGCTGGAAAACATAAAGCGCGGCACCTCCGCAGCGCCATCGTCGACGTCAACAGGCTTTCTCGATGCATGTCACACACTCGGTGTGACGCGTGTGGCGATTGCATCTGTTTACAGGGAGGAGGTCACCACGCGTTTCGTCGAATTCCTGTCTCACGCGGGCATCGAAACGGTTTCGCATCGCAGCGTCGGTTGGGAAGGCCAGCCAGACGATGATCATCGCCTGACGACCGCGGATGTTGAGCGACTCGCACGAGAGTGCGACCATCCCTCCGCTGCCGCCATCCTTATTCCTGAAACCAATATTCTGACCACCGAGGCCATTCCGATCATAGAGGCCCAGTTGGGCAAGCCGGTCCTCACCGCAATACAAGTGACCGTGTGGCATGCGGCACGACTTGCGGGATCAGACTGGACCGGTGGAATTGGGCGGATTTGGCAGGCAGGGCTGCCTGCGAAGTCAGCATAA
- a CDS encoding putative 2-aminoethylphosphonate ABC transporter ATP-binding protein gives MNDRRFEFAPFLEVRGVTKQFGSFTALSDIELDIREGELVTFLGPSGCGKSTLLRIIAGLERQTKGLLLQSGADISRQPAGKRGFGILFQSYALFPNLTVAQNVGYGIEGKGAQVKARVRELLALVGLPDIENKYPSELSGGQQQRVALARALAPSPSLLLLDEPLSALDAKVRVHLRQQIRELQRTLGITTIMVTHDQEEALAIADRIVVMNHGTVEQVGTPAEIYGHPKSLFVADFVGRMNFLSGRAGPNGTFALNACDCHLELASPAPPGDNCILSIRPEDIVLSPAPGNGGVNTALATIKEMEFLGSFYRTDLVVADWGGAVLTADIPIQNARGLKLQPGERLAVTLSPAVLKTFPGTRHA, from the coding sequence ATGAACGATCGGCGCTTCGAATTCGCGCCATTCCTTGAGGTCCGAGGCGTTACGAAGCAGTTCGGCAGCTTCACAGCTCTTTCGGACATCGAGCTGGATATCCGCGAGGGCGAGCTGGTGACGTTCCTGGGACCTTCGGGTTGCGGAAAGTCGACACTGCTTCGCATCATAGCCGGGCTCGAGCGGCAGACGAAGGGATTGCTGCTACAATCGGGGGCGGACATCTCGCGCCAGCCCGCGGGTAAGCGCGGGTTCGGAATACTCTTCCAGTCCTATGCGCTCTTTCCCAACCTCACCGTGGCCCAGAATGTCGGCTACGGCATCGAGGGGAAGGGAGCGCAGGTGAAAGCGCGCGTGCGAGAACTCCTCGCTCTCGTGGGATTGCCTGATATAGAAAACAAATATCCGAGTGAGCTATCAGGTGGCCAGCAGCAGCGCGTGGCCCTGGCACGTGCGCTTGCCCCTTCACCGTCGCTTCTGCTACTCGACGAGCCGCTAAGTGCGCTCGACGCCAAGGTCCGCGTGCATCTTCGCCAACAGATCCGGGAGCTGCAAAGGACGCTCGGCATAACGACCATCATGGTGACGCACGACCAGGAAGAGGCGTTGGCAATTGCTGACCGCATCGTCGTGATGAACCATGGCACCGTGGAGCAGGTTGGGACGCCTGCCGAGATATATGGCCATCCGAAATCTCTCTTCGTGGCGGATTTCGTTGGACGGATGAATTTCCTCTCCGGCCGGGCGGGACCGAACGGCACCTTCGCGTTGAACGCATGCGACTGCCATCTCGAACTCGCCTCGCCAGCTCCGCCGGGCGACAATTGCATCCTGTCCATTCGTCCCGAAGACATCGTGCTTTCCCCCGCGCCAGGGAATGGGGGCGTCAATACTGCCTTGGCGACCATCAAGGAAATGGAGTTCCTGGGTTCCTTCTATCGCACCGATCTTGTTGTGGCCGACTGGGGCGGAGCGGTACTGACGGCCGACATACCGATCCAGAATGCGCGGGGCCTCAAGCTCCAACCTGGCGAGCGGCTTGCGGTCACGCTGTCGCCGGCCGTCTTGAAGACCTTCCCGGGAACTCGGCATGCATGA
- the ehuB gene encoding ectoine/hydroxyectoine ABC transporter substrate-binding protein EhuB: MKTLYAAARWTGLAVAVVLLTAPNTATVHADDLAAIKERGYVRGVTANEKPYGYIDSEGKGAGIGPDVAAAVLAKLGIEKIEWTAVAFDGLIPGVKANRFDFSAAEQAIRPERCTQVQFSAPTSSYTGNLLVKAGNPKNLRSYKDIVAKPGTKLAVIAGGTERLLDAYNIPQSDRVYLKSNADAIPALISGRADAYHATELTNYALAKLSPEVEVAEMTRDPVIDGKPYRNYGAFTFRKEDKDFYTAFNAELIAFKKTDAYEKILTSYGLTRGSVEAAREASTEALCAGK, from the coding sequence ATGAAGACATTGTATGCCGCCGCAAGGTGGACCGGTCTAGCAGTTGCGGTTGTGCTGCTGACAGCGCCGAATACCGCGACGGTTCATGCCGATGATCTCGCTGCGATCAAGGAGCGGGGATATGTGAGAGGCGTCACCGCCAACGAGAAGCCATACGGATATATCGACTCTGAAGGGAAAGGAGCAGGCATCGGGCCGGACGTCGCAGCGGCGGTGTTGGCCAAGCTTGGCATCGAGAAGATCGAATGGACGGCCGTTGCGTTCGACGGGCTCATTCCAGGGGTTAAGGCGAACAGGTTCGACTTTTCCGCTGCGGAGCAGGCGATCAGGCCGGAGCGATGCACGCAGGTCCAGTTCAGTGCTCCGACATCGAGCTACACGGGAAACTTGCTGGTCAAAGCCGGAAATCCGAAGAATCTGCGCAGTTACAAAGATATCGTTGCCAAGCCTGGCACCAAGCTTGCCGTTATTGCAGGTGGCACCGAGAGACTTCTCGATGCGTACAACATCCCTCAGTCGGACCGGGTCTACCTCAAGAGCAACGCCGATGCGATTCCTGCCCTGATCTCGGGGCGCGCCGACGCTTACCATGCCACCGAGTTGACCAACTACGCGCTTGCCAAGCTGTCACCTGAGGTCGAGGTTGCGGAGATGACGCGCGACCCGGTGATCGACGGCAAGCCCTACAGGAACTACGGGGCCTTTACGTTCAGGAAGGAGGACAAGGACTTCTACACCGCCTTCAATGCGGAACTCATCGCATTCAAAAAGACCGATGCGTATGAGAAGATCCTGACCTCCTATGGTTTGACCAGGGGAAGTGTTGAGGCGGCGCGCGAGGCCTCGACCGAGGCCCTGTGCGCGGGGAAATGA
- a CDS encoding CRISPR-associated endonuclease Cas3'': MFYAHSAERKSHVQWQTLSAHLLGVAELAARFGAVFGAEKAARLAGLLHDLGKYNPDFQAYIKGAKLRVDHATAGAAIVLQMAGGEDRIVADLLACHRRPSFRSAGQAGRRLLHIGRASAGFRSRFAGPRLDCGRRDGSRS; encoded by the coding sequence ATGTTTTACGCTCATTCGGCGGAGAGGAAGTCACACGTCCAGTGGCAAACACTTAGCGCACACCTGCTCGGTGTTGCCGAACTTGCCGCTAGATTCGGCGCCGTCTTCGGGGCGGAGAAGGCGGCGCGGCTCGCCGGGCTCCTACACGACCTAGGCAAGTACAATCCGGATTTCCAAGCCTATATCAAAGGCGCGAAGCTGAGGGTCGATCACGCCACGGCCGGCGCCGCCATAGTCTTGCAGATGGCCGGCGGCGAGGACAGGATCGTCGCCGACCTGCTCGCCTGTCATCGCCGGCCATCATTCCGGTCTGCCGGACAGGCAGGGCGACGCCTTCTCCACATTGGCCGAGCGTCTGCGGGCTTTCGATCCCGCTTCGCTGGACCCCGCTTGGATTGCGGCCGACGCGACGGGTCTCGTTCCTGA
- a CDS encoding alcohol dehydrogenase family protein has translation MIPKTMKAIVLTGHGGMDKLVYRDMPVPTCQPGEVLLEVAACGLNNTDVWVREGAYGTDDDPEAVSTWRRGRSTLTFPRVQGADIVGKIAAVGEGVSAKRIGERVVVDASIYNRDDDSLADIDYIGHGRDGGYAEYVAVPAANAHPVTVSYSDAELATFWCAYHTGEHMLDRAGVRSGETVLITGASGGVGSGLIQLCRARGAIPYAVVGRGKEQAVKDLGAEGVMFRDSDDFHGELLAMTNGRPIDVVADLVGGPLFAKLLNVLRPEGRYTTAGAIAGPVVQLDLRTMYLKHLQLHGSSQGTRAAFRRVIDYIESGAIKPILAAKFPLSQFHEAQTLFMSKSFVGNIVVIPDRLYSSALDQPNADRREIAVS, from the coding sequence ATGATTCCGAAAACCATGAAGGCCATTGTGCTGACCGGCCACGGGGGCATGGACAAGCTGGTCTACCGCGACATGCCGGTCCCCACCTGCCAGCCGGGCGAAGTCCTCCTCGAGGTTGCGGCCTGCGGCCTGAACAACACCGATGTCTGGGTCCGCGAAGGCGCCTATGGCACCGACGATGACCCCGAGGCTGTTTCGACATGGCGGCGAGGGCGGTCGACCCTGACATTTCCCCGCGTGCAGGGCGCGGATATCGTCGGCAAGATCGCCGCTGTTGGGGAAGGCGTTTCCGCGAAGCGCATCGGCGAGCGGGTTGTCGTGGATGCATCGATCTACAACCGCGATGACGACAGCCTGGCCGACATCGATTATATCGGGCACGGACGGGATGGCGGCTATGCGGAGTACGTTGCCGTGCCCGCGGCGAATGCACACCCGGTGACTGTCTCCTACAGCGACGCCGAGCTCGCGACCTTCTGGTGCGCGTACCATACGGGCGAGCACATGTTGGATCGCGCCGGGGTGCGGAGCGGCGAAACCGTGCTGATCACCGGCGCTTCCGGTGGCGTCGGCTCTGGGCTGATCCAGCTGTGTCGCGCCCGGGGTGCCATTCCCTATGCCGTGGTCGGCAGAGGTAAGGAGCAAGCCGTGAAGGACCTCGGTGCCGAGGGCGTCATGTTCCGCGACAGCGACGATTTCCATGGCGAGCTTCTGGCAATGACCAATGGTCGGCCGATCGATGTCGTGGCCGATCTCGTGGGGGGACCACTTTTCGCCAAGCTGCTCAATGTGCTTCGGCCTGAAGGGCGTTACACAACCGCGGGAGCAATCGCGGGGCCGGTTGTGCAGCTTGATCTTCGCACGATGTATCTCAAGCACTTGCAGCTTCATGGCTCGTCGCAAGGAACGCGGGCGGCGTTCAGGCGGGTCATTGATTATATCGAGAGCGGCGCCATCAAACCGATTCTCGCCGCCAAGTTCCCATTGTCGCAATTTCACGAGGCGCAGACGCTGTTCATGTCGAAGTCTTTTGTCGGAAACATCGTGGTCATTCCCGACAGGCTCTATTCGAGCGCGCTGGACCAGCCAAACGCCGATCGTCGCGAGATCGCCGTTTCCTGA
- the ehuD gene encoding ectoine/hydroxyectoine ABC transporter permease subunit EhuD has protein sequence MEWDWSFAWAILPRLMDGAKTTVLATFLGFFLGAVIGLFIALARRSRQQWLAKSVGFGADFIRGTPLLVQLYILFFVLPSAGIVLSPLTAGIIGLGLHNSTYIAEVYRAGIESISRGQWEAARACNLSMAQTWRHIILPQAIPPMIPALSNYLIAMFKETPLLSAITVYEIMGQALAIAGKTYRYIEPITMVGAFFLIVSLGCAYLTRLLERHTRIIQ, from the coding sequence ATGGAGTGGGATTGGTCTTTCGCCTGGGCGATCTTGCCGAGACTGATGGACGGCGCCAAGACAACAGTGCTGGCCACATTCCTGGGATTCTTCCTCGGCGCCGTTATCGGGCTCTTCATTGCGCTCGCACGGCGCTCCCGTCAGCAGTGGCTAGCCAAATCGGTCGGATTCGGTGCGGATTTCATCAGGGGCACCCCATTGCTGGTGCAGCTCTATATCTTGTTTTTCGTCTTGCCGAGCGCGGGGATCGTGCTGTCGCCCCTCACGGCAGGCATAATCGGGCTGGGGTTGCACAATTCGACCTATATTGCCGAGGTTTACCGCGCGGGCATAGAAAGCATCTCGCGGGGGCAGTGGGAGGCCGCACGAGCCTGCAATCTGAGCATGGCGCAGACTTGGCGCCACATCATTCTGCCGCAAGCCATTCCTCCGATGATTCCGGCGCTCTCGAATTATCTGATCGCGATGTTCAAGGAAACCCCGCTGCTTTCAGCCATTACCGTTTACGAGATCATGGGGCAAGCGCTCGCGATTGCCGGCAAAACCTACAGATATATCGAGCCGATTACCATGGTGGGGGCGTTCTTTCTGATCGTTAGCCTGGGTTGCGCCTACCTGACCCGGCTCCTCGAGCGCCACACCAGAATCATACAGTAG